AGTTGTTTgtggacaaaaataaaacaaaaataattttgaatgtcATGAAAGAGAATATAGACAAATGTCTTTTTTGCTGACAGTATGGCAAGTGTAAGTTGAACAAAGATCAACGAAAAAATGGAAGGAATcataatatttgaaagttgtcAAACAGTCTCAAAGACAGTCATGtgcacgtgctaagtcgcttcagtcatgtctgactctttgtgaccctgtggacaggctcccctgtccatgggattctccaggcaagaatacctgagtgggttgctatttcctcctccagttatcttcccgacccaggggttaaaccgtggactcttatgtctcctggattggcaggcgagttctttaccactgatgtcacctgggaagcctccacaAAGATGGCCAGGTGAGACCAAAAATTGTACATGTATTCTTGCCCCCAAAAGGGACCCCAAAGtgttgaaggaagaaagaaatggaacaaaACTTATTCAAGAAACGAATTAGAGCACCCTCTCATTTGTCATTTGGAGAGAAGCAAACTAAAGACAAGCCTGTAAACTGAGGCAGAGATTTGATAGACTAGGCTAAATTGAAGCCCTTCCCCACTCACTGAGCAAACACACGGGCACACACGCAGGCATacccatgcacacatgcatgcacacactcatggACACATCCTTGTTAATTCCTGAATTAAAATTGGATTACCTTAATAGTTCTCAATTCTACCCAAATAGGAACACTCAAGGCTATTCGTTGGCAACAGTTGTCTTCTCTGAAATCCCTTTGTTTGTGGCTGTGTTCTATTTTACAATGAGACAATGTGGAAGGGATGCCAGTGCAGTTATTATCAAAGGGAATAATAAATCTAAAGCAAGGCTTTAAATAGGGAAGACAGGACTCAGTGTCATGAATTTTCTCTCTCACatccattttgtgttttcatttagaCACTTTCTATTGACCCAGAAAATGTAATCAATCTATTCTTATAATTTTAACAATAAGTGTTTTATTTTCCCACTAAACTTTGGATTTGTCACTCCAAATGGTTATCAAATAAATGAGAACTAATTAAAGGCTGAGGTTATGTAGGGATGTAAAGacttatacacatgtacatacttATGTAcacattttaatacatataaagatTCCTTTTCTTTGTGTCAAGAACAAAATTTTTCTTGGACTTTGAACTGCATTTTTCTCTCCTTACATTATACATAGGAAGTCAGAGTCCCTCATCCCCTCTAGATTTCtgtatgttgttttctgttttaatcagAGCAGAGGCTTGTAATTATGAGTGCATGAGCTAATCAGTTGTTTCTGCTCTTTTGAGGACTTTCATTCAGGTTCCTGAGGTTACATTTCACTGGGACCACAGGTCATGAGAAATGGAgtgtttcctgccatatcagtaaaccaGGATGACAAAGTCATCAGTTTCCAGCCCTCCAGGGTGCTCAGGAAGGAGGAATATACCCCTGGTCTGACAGCTATCAGATTGGAGCCACTCCCTAAGGTGAGCCCAagggaactcaggatgtgaaaaatgcAAGGCTCATGGCCCCAGGATAGGTGAGATGCatgaaaagaatgatttcagtgagcacagactcttgcatcttcccatacatagcaaagtgctaaattcctttgcttgagatatctggttttctctacttcacaaaaatacttttgaagaCTACCTGCTGGTACTTGCAAACTTATATACAACCTGGCTCcccatctccccctccctccccaccaacctCCTTGGAGCACTTCTCTCAGGGTGACTTGAAATACTGTCTCCtgaattcccaccaaataaaacataactctcaacatTTAGGTTGTGGCACTTTTCTTCAAGTCGATAGCAATAACATACTAAACATCACTGTTTCTTTCCACCGTTTTTTTATTGTAGATCTATAGTCCTCAACGGGCTGTGCTAATACGCCCACCAGGAATCCTGTTTCTTTCCCATGCACTTAAATGTGAAGATTCTAAACCAAGATAATTATATTTCCAACACTGCCTCACTCACAAGGTAGTTTTCACTTCTAATAGCACGATTCATCTGAATGACAGTGTCCTTCGCCCAAACTCTCCTGCACTCACTCGTGAGGGCAGGCTTACCACATCCTGAGAAGTTCAGGATCTACTATGGAGGGGCCTGTCTCTTTCTCTGCAAAATCACTCATCTTCCAggatccccaccctctccctggagTGTTTCTGTGAAGGACCTGAGTTCTCAGTGGTGACCTCCTCTTCTGACCTGTGTCCCCAGGTATCAAGGGTCAAGGGTCAGCAGCTAAGATGCTGAGAGCTAAAGTATGTTTTtgtctacatgtgtgtgtgttagtcgctcagttgtgtctgattctttgcgtccctatggactgtagtccgccagactcatacgtctatgggattttccaggtgagaatactactTAGGTGGAGGCATTATCCAATTGCAATAGTTACACCTTTAGTAGGCAATTTTTATTTTGCCACTGCAGCTTCTATCATTCAAACCTTCTATTTAAACTGTTGAACATTTGTTTTCCTCAGAATTTCTGAGTTGGCTATAGGGAATTCAGAGGTGGTGTTATATATTATTAGAAACTTGTATGACAGAAATCAGTGATCTTCAGTTGTTTATGCAGTACATCCAAATGTTGGGCTGACTTGTGTATCCATCTCTGTTTTGTGCTGAGAATGCGGAGCCATGAGGCCAGGCTGTGTCAGGGAGAAATAGCCTTATTTCTTTACTTACTCATGATGtttggttttaaatttaaataacaataaaagattTATGAACTTATAATTCTATAGTGATTTGCTGGTTGATGTTTGTCTCTCTCCTCCTAGCTTACGTTCCATTTCATCCTAGGGTTAatacaaagggaaataaaagcatgGCAGAGGGGTTTCACctcattttctgtgattttcaAGACTTTGGATATTTTGTCATTcatctggtaggctgcagtccatggggtcgctagagtcggacatgactgagcgatttcactttcacttttcactttcatgcactggagaaggaaatggcaacccagtccagtgttcctgcctggagaataccagggacgggagagcctggtgggctgccgtctatggggtcacacagagttggacacaactgaagcaacttagcagcagcagcaccagcaggaaGCAAAAAACAGTAGTTATTTGTgggcaaaaataaaacatatatatatctgaacgtcatgaaagtgaagaaagaTAAGTGACATTTCTGCTGCCAAAATGGCAAAGTGCAAGGTAAATCTAAAAAAAACTCAGCCAAAGAGTGGAAGAATCGTAATATTTAAAGGATGTTAAACCGTCACAAAgacaagcatgtgtgtgtgcaaatgtgcttcagtcatgtctgacagcctcccttgtccatgggactctccaggcaagaatactagagtgggttgccatttcctcctccaggggaatcttccagagccagggatgaaacccaggtctcttatgtctcctgcagtggcaggtgggttctttaacaccagtgccacctgggaaaccccacaaaGACAGCTAGATAAGTCCAAAAATTATCCACGTAGTCTTGCCCCCCAAAGTGTTCCCAAAGtgttgaaagaagagagaaaataactcAAAACTTACTTCAtatacaggagaaggaaatgacaacccagtctagttttcttgcctggagaattccatggactgggagcctgtggggtacagtccatttcagttcagtcgctcagaggtgtctgactcttgtgaccccatggactgtagcatgccaggcctccctttccatcaccaattcccagagcttactcaaactcatgtccattgagtcggtgaagtcatccagcaatctcatcatctgtcatcctcttctcctcctgccttcgatgtttcccagcatcaggatgttttcaaagcatcagttcttcgcatcaggtagccaaagtattggagtttcagcttcagcatcagtccttccaatgaatattcaggacggatttcctttaggatggactggttggatctctttgcattcagtgggactctcaatagtcttctccaacaccacagtgaaaagcatcaattcttcagtgctcagctttctttatggtccaactctcacatccatacgtgactactggaaaagccatagccttgactagatggacctttgttggcatagtgatgcctctgcttttaaatatgctgtctttgTTGGTTGTAAGTgacaaatgtggtccactggagaaggcaatggcaaaccacttcagtattcttgccttgagaatcacatgaacagtatgaaaaggatacagtccatggagttgcaactGGGTTgtactcaactgagcaactgacatgtATTTAATCTAGAAATTAGAGATCTCTGAGAGGGTCagttcctaggcagattgataagaagtctggggaccccaaggaggagagagaggtctgGGGCCCTCCAGAAGGATATAGGGtttggagttctcaaggaggagaagaaaaactttttttttccacattgctttgtcttagtcaatagaacaatgtatcttgctcgaggacatgtttctccttaacaacaACCTGCTGACTTATCTTAagatgtatattatgggagtgggtgtggtaaaatctttctattgttagttctaatcccattatcttaaaatgtatattgtggggGTGGATCTAGTAAGATCTGTAAACCTTGAGACATTCtcttgatttactgtaataaccaattaaaaagtatatagctcccttgctaaggCTAATGAGTGGGGCTCTGTCCATCCCCCTTCTggtgtctatgtcagaagctttctctgtccctttttatgctttaataaaaccctgctatacaaaagctcttgagtgatcaagcctggtccccggtcccaaagctaaatcttcttctttggagatcaggaATCCAACATCCTTTACTGTAAGCTGTCAGCCCTCTCATCCATTAATTGCAGAGAAGCAATCTAAAGATGAAGTCTGTAACCTGAAGCAGAGATCTGAGAGATCTAGTCTATATTGAAGCCCTTCCCTGCTGCTTGATCAGtaaacccatacacacacactgtctctctctccctcttccaggTTAATTTCCTCATTTACAGTATGCCATTACCTTACTAGTTCTCAATTGGACTCAAGTAGGTTCTCCCCAGGTCATTGGTTGCCAACAATTGTATTCTCTGAAATCCCCttattgtgtatgtgtgctctCTTATAGACTTTCCtgatggatcagatggtaaaggcatctgcctacaatgcaggagacgcaggttcgatacctgggatgggaagatcccctggagaaggaaatggcaaccccctccagtattctgcctggagaatcccatggacagaggagcctggtaggctacagtccatgaggtcgcacaagtcggacacgactgagtgacttctttcTCTTACTATTCAGTCAAAGTGGAAGGGATGCAAGTGCAGTTATTATTCAAAGGGACATTGAGAATTTTCTCCTGAAGTCAAGGAACTGACAATGTACATTTTAGGAAAGAGTTAATGCACCTTCAAACAGGAGCTATTTCCGCTGATTTCCCTTGTATTTTCCTAGCCAGAATGCCATGGTCAAGGCTCAAGGGTGTTAAAGTAGGTAAAGTAAATGATGAACGTGCAACCTTGGCCAGATAAGCAGCCTGGAAGCGAGAAACACATCCTGACCTTTCTCTCCATGCAGCTTCCTTAGGCCAAGACATGTCCTGCCTGAAGCTGGGAGTATTTTCCTCTCTAAAATACGAAAGCTTAGGAAGCAGGCTTTTTCAAGTTATTGGTGTCAGTTCTTTCCAGGAAAGGTCCTCCTTGAGCTCTTATAACAAGGACATTCATTCCCAAAAATATTCATCTCAAGAAAAACAATAACCACTTAAAAGTTTCTTAAAAGCCTAGAACTTTGCCTCAAACTTGTAAGTGGTAGCTTTGCactgtcagggcttcccttgtggctcagacagtaaagaatctgcctctaatgtaggagacccaggtttgatccctgggtggggaaggctcactggagaaggaaatggcaatccactccagtattctgcctggagaatcccatggacagaggagcctggtgggctgtggttcatggggtggcaaagagtcggcacgactgagtgactatgctTTGCACTCTTAAGGGAAAATCGGTGGCCAGAACCACAAACAGGAAAGAGCTGTATGAATGGCTGGTGCAGGGGAAGGACCAGTGAATCTGGGGAGCATACTGGGAATTGCCACACTGTGAGGAAGTACTGGCATACTTTGTTTTATCCCATTTCCCagataattgcatttttaaaacattgaaggTTTCTGACAACCCCATGTCAAGCAAGTCTATCAATGCCACTTTCAACAGCCTTTGCACACTCACTGTCTTTGTGCCACACTGCAGTAATTCTCAGGATAGTTCAAATGTTCACCAACAAAACAATTTGAAGGTCCAGTTGATCAATGGTGAAATTTAGCagtagagtattttttaaattaaggtatatatgtatggtcaggccactcaGGATGACTGTTCTCTTActctctgtacatcccctgccCCACCAGTACACCCTATGCACATGACTGGCTTTTCTCTATACTTGTCCCAGGCCCCAAATTTGATCTTTTTTATCAAAGGGGTAGTGAGGAGCGTGTCCCTCTACTGCTTTCCATGATAACTAATGAGCCCACCTGATCTCACCCCTAGGACCAGCACTCTCCTCACCCACGtgcctctccctctttccccatTCCCCACTTCCCCACCCTCTACTCCCCACCCCTCCATTGCTCTCAGAATGAAGCCTGTCACCATGTATTAGTACTTCCCACCCCCAGTGCACCACTCATGGTGGGGTtgttgctccaggaccttgcttcagacatgtGAGCGCCTCCCATCCATTAAAGTATCCCTGTCTCTGTTCTTGACGGGAGATTCTTTCTTTGGTCTCGAAGCTGGGCAAATATAGCTCTTGTAAGCCTGCAGGGTACAACCCAACAATTGGTGACAGGCAGGATTGGGAGAAACTCCTGTGAGTGCCAAGATAAAGGATGGGGGGATGGAAAGTTATTGGGGGCATCCACTAGCATGTGGGGCCCAAAAGTTGCTGGATGATCCTGAGGTGGCTGTCCACTAACTGAGGGGGCCCAAAAGTTGCTGGCTGTAATCCCCAAGCTGTAGGGTACTCCTGAGGTGGCCATCCACTACCATATGGTGCCCAAGAATTGCAGAGGGAatcccagcagcagcagggaaatccCTGGGTGGCTGTCCACTAGGACATGCAGCCTTTCAGGGGCTGTCCTTGTTGAATGGGGGCTGCCCAGAGATCTGGAGAACAATGGCCTCTGCTAGCTCTGCTACTGTTTCAAAGTGAGCCTTTTGTAATTGGTTAAGCCAGCTTTCTGGAAGGAATTGGTATTTCTCTTGTGCCTTTGCCATGTAAATGATCTACCTGGGCTCTCTGGAACTAATCATCTGTGATTTTTAAGAGTAAGGAGAAAAAAGTGCTTTTAGGTAAACTATAGATATAATTATGTTTAGGTAACATCTATCTAAGAACGTCACCCTGGATTTTGGTAACTTGAAACTAAGTTAAGAGAACTCATTGCCTTTCTGTGCCGTGTGCCTCACTGTGTTgcactctttgggaacccatgggctacagccctccaggctcctctggccatggggattttccagacaagaatactggagtgggttgcttaaccctcctccaggggatcttgccaacccaggtctccggcattgcacacagattctttaccaattgaaccaccagggaagcccaagaatacttgagtggttaGATAGCCCATCCCTTCtaaaagggatcttcctgaaccaggaatcaaacaggggtcttcagttctgcaggcacattctttactagctgagttaccagggaagccctgaggcagtttagaaagatatataatattatttgtcttttcagCATCATTTGGACCTAAAACCTCCTGTGTGAGgacattcttttcctttacttCTCTTTGCAGTCCTTagtataattgaaataaaataatactgtttttatGTCCTCTTCTCTGAAAGACTGAGAGTTTCCATGCAGTAGGAACTACATTTGCTTTATTCACTTGTATTCCTTGGTGAGAATTACACAGTCTGTCACGTAGGTACTCAATGTATATGCATAATatgaatggaatgaatgaataaacaaatgtaacCACCCAttctttaataaagttttaataataataataataaagtttttgagtaaagaaactcattttctttgatttaataAATAGAACAAAGGACAAATTTAATAACACAAAATGGTAAAcatgttttagaaattttaatagaTGTACAAATGAAATGTAACTTTACAAATTTCCTAACATTTTAAGTATGTTAGATGCAAGAAGGAATACATAAATCAACAACAGATAACATCAGGGCAGGCATCACTTAAGGACTTATGCCCCTACAGCTGAGTACTTTTATATCTACTTGCTTATTGCTGCTGACAAAGTATCAGTTAAAGTAATTCAATGAATTCGGTGGCTGAAGCAGAAATCAGAGTCTTCTGAAATGAACACAGGTGAGTGTACGAAGGTGATGTGGCATCTTAGTCAGCGAGAGTCATCTCAAAGTGAGTTCAGATCTCCACCCATCTTTCTTAACCTTTTTTGCAAGGTGGTTGATGAAGAGAGGGCTCTCATCATCTCCATTCTGATGATTTCCCAGGCGCAGtcactgtattctttttctttcaggtaGACATGGATGCCCTGGAAGTACTTCTTCACAGTCAGAATGGGGCCCATCCTTCCCATGTCAGAGTCTTTCTCTCCCATCACTGGGCCCAGGCAGGCGTCCAGGTCCTCCAGCTGCTGTTGGAGCCCAGTGCAGAGCTGCTCCAGGAGGGTGGTGTTCCAGGCAGCAGACGAGTGCTCTGTGTAGAAGAGGTTGAAGCACTGCTGGAGCATCTCATGGAGCACAGAGATAGCCTGATCCTTCTGGAGCTGGTtgccctccaccatctcctgaggAAGACCAAAGTCTTTTCTGTCCTGCAGACAGGGATGAGGAGAGAGTCTGTTCATTCGGGCCAGGAGCCTGAGGTTCTCCCTGGCACCTAGCATGTGGTCCTCAGACAGGTAACAACCCAGAGATCGTCCCGGGCCGTAGCTGACCAGCACCAGGGCCATCAGTAGAGAGAGCACGAAGGCCATGGGGAAgatgtggctgctgctgggcTGGCTGAGATGGGGTCTGGGTGAACCTTCAGGTAGGTTCTCTGATGATGATCGTTCTAAGCAAGGCTTTTAAATAGGGAAGACGGTACTCATTATCCGAAAATTTCTCTCTCACTTCCTGTTTGTGTTTTCAGTTAGATATTTTCTGTTTGACCTAGGAAATGTAGTCAATCTAAACTCTTAATTTTTACAGTAGAAGTTTAATTTTCCCAATAAAATTTGGGTTTGTCAATGTAAATGTATATCAATTAAATGAGAAACTAAATAAAGGCTGAAGTTATGTAAGTATGCAAAGACTTATAGATGTGTACGTAGTTATTATGTACAAATTtagg
Above is a window of Bos indicus isolate NIAB-ARS_2022 breed Sahiwal x Tharparkar chromosome 8, NIAB-ARS_B.indTharparkar_mat_pri_1.0, whole genome shotgun sequence DNA encoding:
- the LOC109562634 gene encoding interferon tau-1 produces the protein MAFVLSLLMALVLVSYGPGRSLGCYLSEDHMLGARENLRLLARMNRLSPHPCLQDRKDFGLPQEMVEGNQLQKDQAISVLHEMLQQCFNLFYTEHSSAAWNTTLLEQLCTGLQQQLEDLDACLGPVMGEKDSDMGRMGPILTVKKYFQGIHVYLKEKEYSDCAWEIIRMEMMRALSSSTTLQKRLRKMGGDLNSL